The segment GTTTACGATCCATATCTAATTTTTACTGATGCACGAATATTTTATTACTTCTGCTCGTGCACCAATTTTGAGATAGAGGGGCTTTATTCATAAAGCCGTAGAACACAATCtgttcattatttacaaattaatgacTAAGGATTACTACCAATCTTCTGtggtaaaaaaatgtatgaaattataaaaatgctAGTGTATGCATAttcatttgcatattttaaaccagTTTTCAGTTTCAAAGTATTTGCCCGAAGATTAACTCGCCCTGCACTTTCCACCATAATGCTAATTAGTCAACCCGCATTCCTGGGTACCCTGTTCTGGAAAATTCTTTTATAGTAAAATCGCGTTTAGGTGTTAACATTTTCACATTAACGAGAGAAGTCTgatccaaggtatctgcccACGATGCATGCTGAACTCGTCTTACACTTTTCGTTAAGAAGTCAACCCGCGTTTTTTGGTTTTCCCGTTTTGGAAAGTTCTGTCCCACCCTCTCACCAAAGGTCGTGCTTCGCAAGGGAATGAGTTCCATCCATTAAAACTAAAGTCGCGCATGCAAGAAACGAATTGCTTTTATCTAATTTATTCAACAGTCATCTTTTAACTTCTATGTGTACTCTAAGTAAGTTTCCAGTTTGCAACACGGTTCCTGCTTAGTTGTatcacatttaattaataaaagctgcttggtttatatcaaattttgtgcacgtttttaaacgatggttttcagtgctaagtatatgtataataatacaaattgcagtatttttcccagtcaattaaaccaaatttcaataaaaacaaattatgtacataatttgctaacaaaacaaacggcAAAAAAAGGTATTGTGTTATTTCACCTCTTATGAAAATTCACCCTGAAGCAAAGACGGGTACGGTTAtgttacgactttgacatcgctataAATAAAGGTCGTAATGTTCAGGCAAATTGCGAACAAACCTATGTATGTTTTGTTTGCTAaaatttctgaagtttgctttgtgTACAACTGATGCATATCATGCGAGTTTAATAatcccaatcattcgggggacgaaaccaacggttttcttttctaaacatcccatgatgcattttgtttttgttttctcgTTTTCCCAAAAGGTAGTTATTTTTATTAacttgaatatttctaactttgaaaggagaccgattttgctggtgtaaataggagaaagccataactttctaagataaatggtttgtatggaaaattatttgatagtgcaattacaaaaaaaaatctgaccAAGCAGCTTTATCGCAAGTTAACACAAACATATAGGCATCAGAagcacctctctctctctctctctctctctctctctctctctctctctcgttttatAAAGCAATTAGGATTAGGAATCTAGTGTTTGATGGAATtagtatttcatattaaaaaaaatgagtggGCAAAATAACTTTATTGAATTCGTGCAACTATGAAGCATCATAAGATGACTCCTTTAAGGCTTGCTTTTAATTACGTGATATTCAGTCCTTTTGTGCACTTGAAACAAGTGGTTGTATGACAACATACATTAATAAGTATTGTTATGTGTCTgagtttgcatgtggcattagAAATATCCTTGTATCTGTTAATATGAACACAATTTATTGCGTTGGTCTACATGAAACttgtatccccccccccaagtttTTGAAAGTTCAGAAACTAAATACAGACATATAAGTTGAACACTTAACTTTAAGTATggtatataaatattgtcagAAACATTCAGATGAATTTATTAACaggatttctttttattgtgATGCGCACCAAAATCGAAACGATGAAAAAGTTGATTCTGTTTCAGTTTCTATATGGCTTGTTCAACTATTGTTCAGCACAAACTGTGTACCCAAACGTGTGCATGGACATTCCTACAGATTTAAACAGAATTGTTCGAAATATATTTCTCGAAGGATTTATCGAGTTTAAAAAAGACATAGCAAAAATAACGGCAGCTCAAAATTGGAAATGGTCAgatgatttcaaagagacaaaaaatactaTGAATGCATTAGACGAAGATCAACAACGAACAATAAACTCAGTTACAGAGCTTAGAAGAGAATTGTCAAATCACGTATCCAGAACTGAATCTCTGGTGCATGGAAACAGAGCGATGTTCTTGGAGAAAATGACAAATCTATCAAACGCAATTGATGATAGAGAACAACAATTCAAACTTATGGATACAGAGGTGATTTCATTACAGGACAAATACACAGACCAGAAAGACAACATAACAGATTTGGGAGATACATTGAAGATACTGTTAAGCGAGCAAGAGTGGATGGTCTCTAACGTTTCAGAGCTGCACGGTAAAATGCAGGAAATGCGTGACGCGACCTCGGTCATACATCGACAAGTTTCTGAACAACTTAATCACACAGACGATAATCTTAAAAGGTTTTTTGTTGAAAGTTTGCAAAACGTAACCAAAGAGTATTCTGAAAACCTCCAAAACATGAAGCAAAATGTAACGAGCTTATTTGAAGTAGTTTTTAAACAAGCAGATGCTGCTGTATCTTTGAAAGGTAAAGCATATATTTAGCCTCTTAAtctcataaaatttcaaagaaatgtcaAAATAAAGGTATAAACATATATTCATATGAGCGAATCCAAACTAATCCAAATATTGACGtcataaatgtatttatatgaatAAGAAATTTGTGATGCCGCAAGGTCCTGCTTATTcgattaaaaaatcttcttaataaataaaactgcTTTGCAGTCAAATAGAAAAGACGTCTGATCCAACGAATATTCATCCAGAGTATTTTTTTCTCCCGGACTTACATCTGACtttcttatttaaataaaaagcgaaagttaatattttttaatgttttgagtATTTGATCCTTGCAAGCGACCCTTTAGTCTACATGTACGTGAAAGTACTGATTTTCTCTTTTACTTTATCTTGCATGtacttcattttaattttttgtactCTTAGAggaaattagaaaaaatgcGTTAATGATGGAGCGCCTTCAAGTTGAAATTAGTGAACTGAAAGAAAACATCAGTTTATCAAAAGGTAATTATacgtttattttcatttttttatgtagaaaaaTGAGCATCAGTGCAAACCtgattttgaaagttttgaaatCCAAGAGGCTTGATTAtctgaataaaaatttacacaatTGGACTTCGTTAAATTTGACGTGACCTACTCATCATTAGACCTAATTTCCTTTAAAAGACATAATAAAATGTGAGAATAAAAggagttgatattttgatttctatagTGTATGTTGTGACATATCAGtgtcatattgtaaaattaaaatgcacTGGGTGTGGCAATACAGAATATACAATATGACAAAAGGCACATAGCTTTGGTTTTTTCAATAGTAGATAGGCCAGACTTATCCAAAAGCACCTTAACACTCGACAAAAAAGGTAGAAATATTTGGCCCTGTtactacaatgtacatgtcagtaaatttcatgtcattttctctatcttacatgtatatgttcgtCCATTTcttgtatgttttatttcttgTACATCTATGTTTAATTTTAGACACGCCTTCTACACGAGTCACATGTCCTGCTGGGTGGAGCATGTTTGGGACTTCCTGTTACACTATTTTTCATCAGCAGCTGTCATGGATGAACGCCTCGGtaactaaccccccccccccccactaacatctttcaaaattatgaaattgtaGGCAGTTTAATGGAGTTTCAaaactgtatatatagattttaaagtaatattgtggcatttattttttgtttatcttttaagaTGAAGTGCTTGACATACGGTTCAAAACTTGTCGAAATAGAAACTAAGGCGgagaatgattttttaaaatctagccTGATAAAGGATGAAGGTTTGATttcttgtaaaatttcaaacattgatcgaaatcaaatacaattaagttacgtttgttttcaaatataatctattttttattttataggtAATTACTGGACAGGAGGTAAGGATGACGTCACTGAAGGTCAATGGGTGTGGGTATCGTCAGGAACCACCTTTGATTTCTTTGACTGGAACACGGGAGAACCCAATGATGTTGGTGGGGAGGATTGTATGGAGATATCTAAACACAGAAACCGCAAAAAATCTTGGAATGATAAGTCATGCAAAAGTTCATTAAATTTGATTTGTGAGAAATTTTAATAGAATTCAGACGCTTAAGACCAACAGCTATTTGCTATATAATGGTAGTATCCAGATGGAATAACAGTAATTCATGTGATCTTGTAAGCGACTGTACATACCATAGTTAAAGTAATCAACAGGTCAAAATGTTCTTTGTGTTTTTTGGTACTAATGAGATTTAAGAAAGACCAAAAACCGACATATAGCAATACTCATCTTATTTGGTTCAATATGATAATATCAATGTCAAATGTTTCTCTGTGATTAAAAAATATCCAGAAAACAGATTTCAAATACTAAGTACTCAGCAAGTCAGGTGTTTCTTCTTCAAACAATGGTTtgaagaaccattttaacaagagcttggacttttggtagttgtgtcaaacagcattgtgacgtaggcatgtGTATCTCATCTCTGGTCATtcagtcatggctctttgaaatcaacaagatttgtctggcttttgtttcgcttgaaaccagcgtcattttaaacttgttttgacgcaagaaatagttacaacctactgaaagtccaaggctttgttaaaatggttctatctcCTTTGGTTTAATGTCATCAAAAGGTCAacattgaattttcattttacaataacTTAGAAAATAGCCAAGCCATACGTGTACAATTCAGTAATATTTTCCAACAGTATAACGTTACTGTCAAATATTATGGGACCAATATTATAAGTTCCCCTTCTGTTTTATACAGTTCCACGTTTGGCAAACACACAAAGATTATTTTGGTTATTGCAATTTCTTTACACATGTTGGAACATTTTCCAACCGAGgtttaaaatgcataaaactgaaaatattttgttttaatttctccTCTGTTCTGCTCCGACATCCGTTCTGCTCTTTAACAAGAGTGTATATTTGCTAATTCGTGAAGATAAGAACTCAATTCTTAGGATAAAACTACAACTAACCTTagttattaattcatttttatattccTATACTGCACCTAAAAATGGgttcaataaaaaagaacattaaGTTGAATCtagaatatgaaaaatgtcttgccattacatacatgtatctgcaatACACTACATCCTCAGTAAAGACCTTTAAATAAACTTGTACATCTGAAacctatttttttcttcaaaggatATATTAAATTGTCGCCCAAGGTGATCTCAAATAATCAACCATTTTCAACAAGACAAGAACAACTATGAAATCATTGGATTGAGATTGACAAATGTTCCCGATAATAAGGATTTGTCAATCGTATGCTGTGAAAGATCAACTATCTTTTAGTCTTATACTGATTTGAATTTCCAAATTTTAGATCAAACAGATATTAATAAAGTATTTGATCTACAACAATGGATCGAGTTGACTTacttttagaaccattttaacaagaacttggactttcagtaggacgaaGCTATCtaattcttgcgtcaaaacaagttaaaaatgacacagtttcaagataaatatgcaccgattgcgtagtcttagctcaaaagccagacaaatcttgttgatttagtgagcaatggctgagtggctgacaatgaaatagactAGCCttcgtcacattgctgtttactacaactacccaaagtccaagctcttgttaaaatggttcaatCTCCTCCGTAGCTCATATGAAGCCCGTAATATGGTCGTATTTACTTTGCCATGCAGCCTCCGAACGCATGAAATGGAAGGCAGTGGTTATGAATAGGGAGATTTCGATAGATTTCAGACTCGTTGTGccttaaattttaatttctttggaaAGTTGCAAGCTTTTACCCGGAACACTTACTTTTTATCAATCGGAACATCGTTCGGCCTTTTCCATCAAGTCGAGTTAACGGAAAAGGCCGAGCAATGTTCCGATTGACTTTTTATACCTTTTCATATGATtagataattttgataaatcgATATATTTAAGATTTTTCAGATAAATATAAGTCGAAAATGTTAGGAAACCAACAGGTTCACATGTACTATTACACCATGTAATGTAAACAGGATCTAAATCAAGATTCAATCTATTGAGTGCTGtataaaaaagagagagaaaagttAGTGAAAATGTTTTCTTGACAGTACACCAGAGATAAATGAATTATATACTGATGAACACTCAAAGATTTCTGAAAAAAGACATTTCTTATAACATGTTATATGCGAGGAATTTGACCTTGTTCTTCAACATATAGCC is part of the Magallana gigas chromosome 3, xbMagGiga1.1, whole genome shotgun sequence genome and harbors:
- the LOC105322874 gene encoding low affinity immunoglobulin epsilon Fc receptor isoform X1; this translates as MNLLTGFLFIVMRTKIETMKKLILFQFLYGLFNYCSAQTVYPNVCMDIPTDLNRIVRNIFLEGFIEFKKDIAKITAAQNWKWSDDFKETKNTMNALDEDQQRTINSVTELRRELSNHVSRTESLVHGNRAMFLEKMTNLSNAIDDREQQFKLMDTEVISLQDKYTDQKDNITDLGDTLKILLSEQEWMVSNVSELHGKMQEMRDATSVIHRQVSEQLNHTDDNLKRFFVESLQNVTKEYSENLQNMKQNVTSLFEVVFKQADAAVSLKEEIRKNALMMERLQVEISELKENISLSKDTPSTRVTCPAGWSMFGTSCYTIFHQQLSWMNASMKCLTYGSKLVEIESRAENDFLKSSLIKDEAIYWTGGKDDITEGQWVWVSSGTTFGFSDWNTAEPNNAGGEDCMEISKHRKRKKSWNDNSCEKSLKFICEKVL
- the LOC105322874 gene encoding low affinity immunoglobulin epsilon Fc receptor isoform X3 — its product is MNLLTGFLFIVMRTKIETMKKLILFQFLYGLFNYCSAQTVYPNVCMDIPTDLNRIVRNIFLEGFIEFKKDIAKITAAQNWKWSDDFKETKNTMNALDEDQQRTINSVTELRRELSNHVSRTESLVHGNRAMFLEKMTNLSNAIDDREQQFKLMDTEVISLQDKYTDQKDNITDLGDTLKILLSEQEWMVSNVSELHGKMQEMRDATSVIHRQVSEQLNHTDDNLKRFFVESLQNVTKEYSENLQNMKQNVTSLFEVVFKQADAAVSLKDTPSTRVTCPAGWSMFGTSCYTIFHQQLSWMNASMKCLTYGSKLVEIESRAENDFLKSSLIKDEAIYWTGGKDDITEGQWVWVSSGTTFGFSDWNTAEPNNAGGEDCMEISKHRKRKKSWNDNSCEKSLKFICEKVL
- the LOC105322874 gene encoding low affinity immunoglobulin epsilon Fc receptor isoform X2 → MNLLTGFLFIVMRTKIETMKKLILFQFLYGLFNYCSAQTVYPNVCMDIPTDLNRIVRNIFLEGFIEFKKDIAKITAAQNWKWSDDFKETKNTMNALDEDQQRTINSVTELRRELSNHVSRTESLVHGNRAMFLEKMTNLSNAIDDREQQFKLMDTEVISLQDKYTDQKDNITDLGDTLKILLSEQEWMVSNVSELHGKMQEMRDATSVIHRQVSEQLNHTDDNLKRFFVESLQNVTKEYSENLQNMKQNVTSLFEVVFKQADAAVSLKEEIRKNALMMERLQVEISELKENISLSKDTPSTRVTCPAGWSMFGTSCYTIFHQQLSWMNASMKCLTYGSKLVEIETKAENDFLKSSLIKDEGNYWTGGKDDVTEGQWVWVSSGTTFDFFDWNTGEPNDVGGEDCMEISKHRNRKKSWNDKSCKSSLNLICEKF